One Endozoicomonas gorgoniicola DNA window includes the following coding sequences:
- the amrA gene encoding AmmeMemoRadiSam system protein A, protein MELSLPQQKELLRIARKTIADSCRQGLPPGTSEGNFPPTFYEHRATFVTLLKQGDLRGCIGSLQIRRPLIEDIIYNAFAAAFRDTRFHPVSQAELTEIDVEISILSPLSEMSVSSEGDLLKQLIPGQDGLVIENADYLATFLPQVWEELPTAKQFLQHLKQKAGMPLDFWPDDIKCSRYSCLKFKEQ, encoded by the coding sequence ATGGAACTGAGCTTACCTCAACAAAAAGAACTGCTCCGCATTGCCAGAAAAACCATAGCCGACAGCTGTCGACAAGGGTTGCCTCCGGGAACGTCGGAAGGAAATTTTCCTCCGACCTTTTATGAACACCGGGCAACCTTTGTAACACTGCTGAAACAGGGCGACCTGCGCGGCTGTATTGGATCATTGCAGATCAGACGCCCGCTTATAGAAGACATTATCTATAACGCCTTTGCAGCAGCATTCCGGGATACGCGGTTTCACCCGGTGTCCCAGGCAGAACTCACCGAGATAGACGTCGAAATATCAATACTTAGCCCTCTATCAGAAATGAGTGTCAGCTCTGAGGGCGACTTGCTGAAACAGCTTATTCCCGGTCAGGACGGGCTGGTGATTGAAAATGCGGACTACCTGGCCACCTTTTTGCCGCAGGTCTGGGAAGAGCTTCCTACTGCGAAACAGTTTTTACAGCACTTAAAACAGAAAGCGGGCATGCCGCTGGACTTCTGGCCCGATGATATAAAGTGTTCCCGTTATTCATGCCTTAAATTTAAAGAGCAGTAG
- the tyrS gene encoding tyrosine--tRNA ligase: MSENQNPLLKDLQARQLIAQTTAVEELDAHLSEQPRILYCGFDPTADSLHLGHLVPLLVLKRFQMAGHKPIALVGGATGLIGDPSFKAAERQLNTPDVVAGWVDKIKGQVSQFIDFDCGENSAMVVNNLDWTGEMTALDFLRDIGKHFSVNAMINKESVQQRLNREGAGISFTEFSYALLQGMDFAELNKRYDCTLQVGGSDQWGNIVGGIDLSRRMNQARTFGLTVPLITKSDGTKFGKTEGGAVWLDSSKTSQYAFYQFWMNTADADVYRFMSFFTFLSQEEIDGIRKADEERAGRPEAQRILAREVTRLVHGEEGLQAAGRITESLFSGDISNLSETDLEQLKQDGLPSATIQLDELEGQAMTQLFAEVGMVKSGKQVKDALGNNAVFFNGKARGAADNMNLAECFAKDNALFGRFFLVKLGKKNHFLFEVV; encoded by the coding sequence ATGTCTGAGAATCAAAACCCACTGCTGAAAGATCTGCAGGCCCGCCAGCTCATCGCGCAGACCACTGCCGTCGAGGAACTGGACGCTCATCTGAGCGAACAGCCTCGGATTCTTTATTGTGGCTTTGATCCGACGGCAGACAGTCTGCATCTGGGCCATCTGGTGCCTCTGCTGGTACTGAAGCGCTTTCAGATGGCTGGTCATAAGCCTATTGCCCTTGTAGGCGGTGCAACAGGTTTGATTGGTGATCCAAGTTTCAAGGCTGCCGAACGTCAGCTGAATACGCCAGACGTTGTTGCTGGCTGGGTTGACAAAATCAAAGGTCAGGTCAGTCAGTTTATTGACTTTGATTGTGGTGAAAACTCTGCAATGGTCGTCAATAACCTGGACTGGACCGGTGAGATGACTGCGCTGGACTTCCTGCGTGATATTGGCAAACACTTTTCTGTCAATGCCATGATTAACAAGGAGTCTGTTCAGCAGCGTCTGAACCGTGAAGGGGCTGGTATCTCCTTTACTGAGTTTTCCTACGCTCTGCTGCAGGGAATGGACTTTGCCGAGCTGAACAAGCGTTACGACTGCACTCTGCAGGTAGGCGGCAGTGACCAGTGGGGTAATATCGTTGGCGGTATCGACCTGTCCCGTCGTATGAATCAGGCTCGTACATTTGGTCTGACCGTACCTCTGATTACCAAGTCTGATGGTACCAAGTTTGGTAAGACGGAAGGTGGAGCCGTATGGCTGGATTCTTCTAAAACGTCTCAGTATGCGTTTTACCAGTTCTGGATGAACACTGCGGACGCTGACGTATACCGCTTTATGAGCTTCTTCACCTTCCTGAGTCAGGAAGAGATCGATGGTATCAGAAAGGCTGATGAAGAGCGTGCAGGGCGTCCTGAAGCTCAGCGCATTCTGGCTCGTGAAGTGACTCGCCTGGTACATGGCGAAGAAGGTCTGCAGGCTGCAGGGCGCATAACGGAATCCCTGTTCTCTGGTGATATCTCTAATCTGTCTGAAACCGATCTGGAACAGCTGAAGCAGGATGGCCTGCCAAGTGCAACCATCCAGCTGGACGAGCTGGAAGGTCAGGCGATGACTCAGTTGTTTGCTGAAGTGGGTATGGTGAAATCAGGCAAACAGGTAAAAGATGCTCTGGGCAATAATGCGGTATTCTTTAACGGTAAAGCCCGTGGTGCCGCTGACAACATGAACCTGGCTGAATGCTTTGCGAAAGATAACGCCCTGTTTGGTCGTTTCTTCCTGGTTAAGCTGGGTAAGAAAAACCATTTCCTGTTTGAAGTGGTATAA
- a CDS encoding OapA family protein yields MTKVVLTGATRLRRQNGRLPHFPRRHLMLVTGVMIIVFLLIGLVPSTDVEANKTRIPVKIDGVKPGSLKNESLKEESPGKELLEITQPAQPMLPGIPKADSEAIRRAKQDADRKARELATLGRWKSLVVESGDNLSSLFAKQGLGARVVYDISKTPDYGRLLADIRPGQTLKFRINSKNELTQFRYVRDRLNHLLFQKTDNGYVAEKIVFKPQVRTAYVEGKINDSLFLASQKAGLTDRLTMELAGIFGWDIDFALDIREGDHFNVVYEERYLDDEKLGNGNILSATFVNKGKSYTAIRYTDSKGSSRYYTPDGKSMRKAFLRTPVEFTRISSRFNPNRLHPIYKIKRPHRGVDYAAPTGTPIKAAGDGRIQFSGWQNGFGNVVFIKHPNNIVTVYAHQSRLNKRFKKGSRVNQGDIIGYVGSTGWATGPHLHYEFRVNGEHRNPVTVKLPDAKPVPKTEMARFKQHKASILAQLKQHQKAYKGTMLASQ; encoded by the coding sequence ATGACAAAGGTTGTTTTAACAGGTGCAACCCGTCTTCGCCGTCAAAACGGTCGCCTGCCCCACTTCCCCAGACGACACCTGATGCTGGTTACAGGTGTAATGATTATTGTGTTCTTATTAATTGGTTTAGTGCCGTCTACAGACGTTGAAGCCAATAAAACCCGTATCCCAGTGAAAATTGATGGGGTTAAGCCCGGCTCTCTCAAAAACGAGTCGCTAAAAGAAGAGTCACCCGGAAAAGAGCTGCTTGAGATAACACAGCCAGCTCAGCCAATGCTTCCAGGAATACCCAAAGCTGACTCAGAGGCTATACGCCGTGCCAAACAAGACGCTGACAGAAAAGCCCGGGAACTGGCGACACTGGGCAGGTGGAAAAGTCTGGTGGTCGAAAGCGGCGATAATCTTTCCAGCCTGTTTGCCAAGCAGGGTTTAGGGGCCAGGGTCGTCTATGACATCAGCAAAACCCCTGACTATGGAAGACTACTCGCAGATATCCGCCCCGGACAAACCCTGAAATTCAGAATCAATTCAAAGAACGAGTTAACCCAGTTCCGCTATGTCCGGGATCGCCTGAATCATCTCCTGTTCCAGAAGACAGATAACGGCTATGTTGCTGAAAAAATCGTATTTAAGCCACAAGTTCGAACTGCCTATGTGGAAGGAAAAATCAACGACTCACTGTTTCTTGCCAGCCAGAAAGCAGGACTGACAGACCGGCTCACCATGGAGCTGGCAGGAATCTTTGGCTGGGACATCGACTTTGCCCTGGATATTCGTGAAGGCGACCACTTTAATGTCGTCTATGAAGAGCGCTACCTTGACGATGAAAAACTGGGCAATGGCAACATCCTTTCTGCCACCTTTGTCAATAAAGGCAAAAGCTATACAGCCATTCGTTACACCGACAGTAAAGGCAGTAGCCGTTATTACACACCAGATGGCAAAAGCATGAGAAAAGCCTTCTTGCGTACCCCTGTTGAATTCACCCGCATTAGTTCCCGGTTCAATCCAAATCGTCTGCACCCTATTTACAAAATCAAACGCCCTCACCGGGGGGTTGACTATGCTGCCCCAACCGGTACACCGATAAAAGCAGCGGGCGATGGCAGAATACAGTTTTCAGGCTGGCAGAACGGTTTCGGCAACGTAGTATTTATTAAACATCCCAATAACATTGTCACCGTTTATGCCCACCAGAGTCGGCTGAATAAACGCTTCAAAAAAGGCTCCAGAGTGAACCAGGGTGACATTATCGGTTATGTTGGCTCCACTGGCTGGGCTACAGGGCCTCATCTTCATTATGAATTCCGTGTCAATGGAGAACACAGAAACCCTGTAACCGTAAAATTACCTGACGCCAAACCCGTTCCAAAAACTGAAATGGCTCGTTTTAAACAACACAAGGCCAGTATCCTGGCGCAGCTGAAACAGCATCAGAAGGCTTATAAGGGAACAATGCTTGCCTCTCAGTAA
- a CDS encoding anhydro-N-acetylmuramic acid kinase: MKPLFIGLMSGTSLDAVDAVLVEFDGLSCRMLAALSHPLPERLKQTLVELTLPGDNEIEKLAEAEPAFARECAEAVQSLLEASQQTPKNIAAIGSHGQTIRHRPEKGYTLQIGDPSLIAELTNTTVVADFRRRDIAAGGQGAPLVPAFHQSVFRRPGERSVIVNIGGMANLTILDEQPVRGFDTGPGNILMDQWCQRHTGQPFDYNGKWADSASFDQPLLEHLCEEAFFHQLPPKSTGRELFNMEWLASRLERFTHLSPEQVQSTLCQLTANTIAHDIRHFAPDSQTVYLCGGGAHNQALGERLRQQLPDHSISTTEVLGIHPDWVEAVAFAWLARQTLQGIPGNLPEVTGAAGPRILGAIYPA; the protein is encoded by the coding sequence ATGAAACCATTATTTATAGGTTTGATGTCCGGCACCAGCCTTGATGCTGTGGATGCGGTACTGGTGGAATTTGATGGTTTATCCTGCCGGATGCTGGCAGCACTTTCTCACCCGCTGCCAGAACGATTGAAGCAAACATTGGTTGAACTCACCCTTCCGGGTGATAACGAAATCGAAAAGCTTGCTGAAGCCGAGCCAGCGTTTGCCCGGGAGTGTGCTGAAGCCGTCCAGTCCCTTCTTGAAGCCAGCCAGCAGACGCCGAAAAATATTGCCGCCATAGGCAGTCATGGTCAAACCATCAGGCACAGGCCGGAGAAAGGTTACACACTGCAAATTGGCGACCCCAGCCTGATCGCAGAATTGACCAATACAACGGTCGTCGCAGACTTCCGTCGCCGTGATATTGCGGCAGGCGGCCAGGGCGCACCGTTGGTTCCGGCTTTTCACCAGTCAGTTTTTCGCCGGCCTGGTGAACGCAGTGTTATCGTCAATATTGGCGGCATGGCTAACCTGACCATTCTGGATGAACAGCCGGTCAGGGGGTTTGATACGGGCCCTGGAAATATCCTGATGGATCAGTGGTGTCAGCGTCATACGGGACAGCCCTTTGACTACAACGGAAAATGGGCTGATTCTGCCAGCTTTGACCAGCCACTGCTGGAGCATCTGTGCGAAGAAGCCTTTTTTCACCAGCTGCCGCCAAAAAGTACGGGGCGGGAATTGTTTAATATGGAATGGCTGGCTAGCAGACTTGAGCGGTTTACTCACCTTTCACCTGAACAGGTTCAGTCCACATTGTGCCAGCTGACAGCAAACACCATTGCCCACGACATCAGGCACTTCGCTCCTGATTCCCAGACTGTTTACCTGTGCGGCGGCGGCGCCCACAATCAGGCTCTGGGCGAACGTTTACGACAACAGTTGCCTGATCATTCCATATCAACAACAGAAGTCCTGGGCATTCACCCCGACTGGGTAGAAGCGGTTGCTTTTGCCTGGCTTGCCCGACAGACGCTTCAAGGCATACCCGGAAACCTGCCGGAAGTAACCGGTGCTGCTGGTCCGAGAATACTGGGTGCCATCTATCCGGCTTGA
- the erpA gene encoding iron-sulfur cluster insertion protein ErpA yields the protein MSAVVETVVPDPIIFTDNAASKVNELMEDEENKSQRLRVYVTGGGCSGFQYGFTFDDKLADDDTLVCKKGAEMVVDSLSYQYLVGAEVDYESGLQGSRFLVRNPNAKSTCGCGSSFSI from the coding sequence ATGAGCGCAGTAGTTGAAACGGTTGTTCCGGATCCAATTATTTTCACAGACAATGCTGCCAGCAAGGTCAATGAGCTGATGGAAGATGAAGAGAATAAATCTCAACGTCTTCGGGTGTATGTCACCGGTGGTGGATGCTCCGGTTTTCAGTATGGTTTTACCTTTGACGATAAACTGGCTGATGACGACACCCTGGTGTGTAAAAAAGGCGCTGAAATGGTCGTGGACTCCCTGAGCTATCAATATCTTGTAGGTGCTGAAGTGGATTATGAGAGCGGACTTCAGGGTTCCCGCTTTCTGGTAAGAAATCCAAACGCAAAGTCCACCTGCGGCTGTGGCTCCTCTTTTTCCATTTAA
- a CDS encoding DUF6776 family protein: protein MRVVRHDPARERRLQLLLVALFISFGVFAYWFGASRVIDENEGLKQENRQLATDVTRLENQNEKLASRVAMLERSSRIDRQAAENVRVQVRELEQEKAEISKTMAFYQSVIAPEDLNEGVRLNAFDLIPGNKPNRYQMRMVVSQVSRSNNFLKGTLRASVKGEQGGQPTSLSLLELAGVGDNPTLGFRYFQSFPDDRGLLEFELPEDFKPESITVSVIIRSGGARSLEELFDWHEELAANVGQK from the coding sequence ATGAGAGTTGTTCGCCACGACCCTGCCCGGGAACGACGGCTGCAACTATTGCTGGTGGCTCTGTTTATCAGCTTTGGTGTTTTTGCCTATTGGTTTGGTGCCAGTCGGGTGATTGACGAGAATGAAGGGTTGAAGCAGGAAAACAGGCAGCTGGCGACAGATGTAACCCGCCTTGAGAACCAGAATGAAAAACTGGCATCCCGGGTGGCAATGCTTGAACGCTCCAGCCGGATTGACCGGCAGGCGGCTGAGAATGTCAGGGTTCAGGTTCGTGAGCTGGAGCAGGAAAAGGCTGAGATATCAAAAACCATGGCATTTTACCAGAGCGTCATAGCCCCTGAAGACCTGAACGAGGGTGTCCGGCTGAATGCCTTCGATCTGATACCCGGTAATAAACCTAATCGCTATCAGATGCGTATGGTGGTTTCTCAGGTGTCGCGAAGCAACAATTTTCTAAAAGGCACCCTGAGGGCCAGCGTAAAGGGTGAGCAGGGGGGGCAGCCCACCAGTTTGTCTTTGCTTGAACTGGCCGGTGTAGGGGATAATCCGACACTGGGCTTTCGATATTTTCAGTCTTTCCCTGATGATCGTGGCCTTCTGGAATTCGAGCTTCCCGAAGACTTCAAGCCTGAAAGCATCACCGTCAGTGTCATTATTCGCAGTGGCGGGGCTCGAAGCCTGGAAGAATTATTCGACTGGCACGAGGAGCTGGCAGCCAATGTGGGGCAAAAATAA
- the argC gene encoding N-acetyl-gamma-glutamyl-phosphate reductase: MKIGIVGGTGYTGAELLRLLATHPEADVQVITSRSECGKAVSELYPGLRGKMDIPFTEPDNEVLSRCDLVFFATPNGIAMQSVPTLLDEGVKVIDLAADFRLSNPTDWQQWYGVEHACPHLLDEAVYGLPEMNRDAIRQAQLVANPGCYPTATQLGLLPLFQNDLVEGSVIVDAKSGVSGAGRGAKVASLMCEVSESFKAYGVAGHRHLPEIRQGLSRMSPGFDGELVFVPHLTPMIRGIHATAYATVKDHSVDLQTLYEQTYENEPFVDVMPAGSLPETRSVKACNQCRIAVYRPQGGGTVVVLSVIDNLVKGAAGQAIQNMNIMFGLDEKTGLDVPAIMP, from the coding sequence ATGAAAATCGGAATCGTAGGTGGTACAGGCTATACCGGTGCCGAATTACTGCGTTTGCTGGCGACTCATCCGGAAGCCGATGTGCAGGTAATCACATCACGTTCAGAATGTGGTAAAGCGGTCAGCGAGTTATACCCCGGTTTACGTGGGAAGATGGATATTCCCTTTACTGAGCCGGACAACGAAGTACTGTCCCGGTGTGACCTGGTCTTTTTTGCCACGCCTAATGGTATTGCCATGCAGTCGGTGCCAACCCTTCTGGATGAGGGTGTTAAGGTCATTGATCTGGCGGCTGATTTTCGCTTGAGCAACCCCACTGACTGGCAGCAGTGGTACGGTGTTGAGCATGCCTGCCCACACCTGTTGGATGAGGCGGTTTATGGGCTGCCGGAAATGAACAGAGATGCCATTCGTCAGGCGCAGCTGGTGGCTAACCCCGGCTGCTATCCAACGGCGACCCAGCTGGGTCTGTTGCCCCTGTTTCAGAACGATCTGGTTGAGGGTTCTGTTATTGTGGATGCCAAGTCCGGGGTCAGTGGTGCGGGACGTGGTGCTAAAGTGGCCAGCCTGATGTGTGAAGTGTCTGAGTCATTCAAGGCTTATGGTGTAGCAGGGCATCGACACCTGCCTGAGATCCGGCAGGGGTTGTCCAGGATGTCTCCCGGCTTCGATGGTGAACTGGTGTTTGTTCCTCACCTGACACCGATGATACGTGGCATTCATGCCACTGCTTATGCGACGGTGAAAGATCATTCGGTAGACTTGCAGACCTTGTATGAGCAGACCTATGAAAATGAACCGTTTGTGGATGTAATGCCTGCTGGCAGTTTGCCTGAAACCCGTTCTGTAAAAGCCTGCAATCAGTGCCGTATAGCCGTGTATCGTCCACAGGGAGGGGGTACGGTGGTGGTTCTCTCTGTGATTGACAACCTGGTGAAAGGAGCAGCAGGTCAGGCGATTCAAAATATGAATATCATGTTCGGACTGGATGAAAAAACGGGATTGGATGTTCCGGCTATAATGCCCTGA
- a CDS encoding DUF3820 family protein, with the protein MFDKQDLLKLARMTMPFGKYSGRMLIDLPEEYLLWFAKKGFPQGELGRLLQLALEIHINGLTDVIQPLKQRE; encoded by the coding sequence ATGTTTGATAAACAGGATTTATTGAAGCTGGCACGTATGACGATGCCTTTTGGCAAGTACAGTGGACGGATGTTGATCGACCTGCCTGAAGAGTATCTGCTCTGGTTTGCCAAAAAAGGGTTTCCTCAAGGCGAGCTGGGGCGTCTGCTGCAGCTGGCACTGGAAATACATATCAATGGGCTGACAGACGTTATTCAGCCATTGAAACAACGGGAATAA
- a CDS encoding LrgB family protein: MSNPVTVLLLTLGAYLIGERLFIRSGRKGWFHPVIVGSLLVFLVIRFSSMSIETYTEHSSILKTLLAPFTVALAIPLSQQLHHVRRHAGPILSTLLLGAVLVVLLGLGVAWVTGAGNDVLLSVSTKGVTTAVALALSEKMGGIVPVAVAVVCISGVYGGLVGPWVCRRTGVYDLRATGFALGINAHAGGTAMAFGINPTMGVYSSLAMCLNAILTAMVLPFVITYLF; encoded by the coding sequence ATGTCAAATCCTGTGACTGTTTTGTTGCTGACACTGGGTGCTTATCTGATCGGAGAACGGCTGTTTATCCGCAGTGGGCGCAAGGGCTGGTTTCACCCCGTTATTGTTGGCAGCCTGCTGGTGTTTCTGGTCATTCGCTTTTCTTCGATGAGTATTGAAACCTACACTGAACACAGCTCAATCCTGAAAACACTGCTTGCGCCGTTTACTGTGGCACTGGCCATTCCTCTGTCTCAGCAACTGCACCATGTTCGCCGGCATGCCGGGCCAATTCTTTCTACGCTCTTACTGGGTGCTGTACTGGTGGTTTTACTGGGGCTTGGTGTTGCCTGGGTAACCGGTGCCGGGAATGATGTGCTACTGTCTGTTTCAACCAAAGGTGTCACAACCGCAGTTGCCCTGGCGTTGTCTGAAAAGATGGGCGGGATTGTTCCTGTTGCGGTGGCAGTTGTCTGTATTTCAGGGGTTTATGGTGGTCTGGTGGGTCCATGGGTTTGCCGCAGAACCGGGGTCTATGATCTGCGTGCGACCGGGTTTGCCCTGGGTATCAATGCTCATGCCGGAGGAACTGCCATGGCGTTTGGTATAAATCCGACCATGGGCGTCTATTCGAGTCTGGCAATGTGTCTGAATGCCATCCTTACCGCAATGGTTTTACCTTTTGTGATCACCTATTTGTTTTGA
- a CDS encoding CidA/LrgA family protein, translating into MLSGFVTLLLFTVIGEAISTLFNLPVPGAVTGLILLLIWLQIKGGASDNLQQVSQFCIHYMAVLFIPSAVAVFFMTDLLSRQWLPLMLATFVATPVGIVISGHFMQYLLRHRETSRSREQQS; encoded by the coding sequence ATGCTTTCAGGCTTTGTGACTTTACTCTTGTTCACCGTCATTGGTGAGGCAATCAGTACCCTGTTTAATCTTCCTGTACCCGGAGCGGTAACGGGGCTTATTCTGCTGTTGATCTGGTTACAGATCAAAGGCGGTGCGTCTGACAATCTGCAACAGGTCAGCCAGTTTTGTATTCACTATATGGCGGTTCTGTTTATTCCTTCCGCCGTTGCGGTGTTTTTTATGACAGATCTGTTGTCACGGCAATGGTTGCCACTGATGCTGGCGACTTTTGTTGCCACGCCTGTGGGTATCGTGATCAGTGGACACTTTATGCAGTACTTGTTACGTCATAGGGAGACGTCACGGAGCAGGGAGCAGCAGTCGTGA
- a CDS encoding chloride channel protein — MTDQIESACRQTTQQTGATLPDHLPPEPDHSLHQLRIKLSSTDALPQLTAIGMLIGLLAGGLLILFREIVTGSTGFWLPRGDEHFETLSELSRFIIPVIGSLAILCLFACAPVKRRSVGILHVVERLQFHKGKMSFTGMMLQFFGAIIALVCGFSVGREGPAVHVGAATGSLLGQKLQLPQNTLSILAACGAAAAISASFNTPLAGVIFATEVVLRQYTLNSFIPVIAAAVMAAVLSQIMYGPDPAFVVPVIPMASLPELGIAAISACLTGVLAAGFIKLQLWTASKQQQLFINPLLLAGIGMGTVGYFLPAVMGIGYDTIELILNGELMNTSFLLTLLAAKLVTTALVTGLGIPGGIIGPSLMMGALAGAAFGHLGDIVLSLRDVSSAFHALLGMVAMMAAVLQAPMAALVTVLELTRNPHIIMPAMLVIVIACLVAGRLTARGGLIEMQLNAKGYNNPHSPLNQLLSQKGVATIMSRNFDLLNDTDIVPVPVHASLQDALEIMEAHSVEVLGVYTSGKHHQVLCGVITRQAINSFFK; from the coding sequence ATGACCGATCAGATAGAATCTGCCTGTCGTCAAACCACCCAACAGACAGGAGCCACCTTGCCCGACCATCTACCCCCTGAGCCTGACCATTCACTGCACCAGCTGCGAATCAAACTGTCCAGTACCGATGCCCTGCCCCAGCTGACTGCTATTGGCATGCTGATCGGCTTGCTGGCAGGCGGGCTACTGATTCTGTTTCGGGAAATCGTTACCGGTTCAACCGGCTTCTGGCTGCCAAGGGGAGATGAACACTTTGAAACCCTGTCTGAACTGTCACGATTTATTATTCCTGTCATCGGTTCGCTGGCGATTCTCTGCCTGTTTGCCTGCGCACCAGTTAAACGACGTTCTGTTGGTATTTTGCATGTGGTGGAGCGCCTGCAGTTTCATAAAGGCAAAATGTCTTTCACAGGTATGATGCTGCAGTTTTTCGGAGCCATCATTGCCCTGGTCTGTGGTTTTTCAGTCGGGCGCGAAGGGCCAGCGGTTCATGTGGGTGCAGCAACAGGCAGCTTACTGGGACAAAAACTCCAACTGCCACAAAACACCCTGAGCATTCTCGCAGCCTGTGGAGCAGCAGCCGCTATTTCCGCATCGTTTAACACGCCACTGGCAGGCGTCATTTTTGCCACGGAAGTGGTGCTGCGCCAGTACACGCTCAACAGTTTCATTCCTGTTATCGCAGCTGCCGTGATGGCAGCGGTGTTATCCCAGATTATGTACGGCCCTGACCCGGCGTTCGTGGTGCCGGTCATCCCCATGGCATCGTTGCCCGAACTGGGCATTGCCGCCATTTCTGCCTGCCTGACGGGTGTTCTGGCGGCAGGGTTTATAAAACTTCAGTTATGGACGGCCAGCAAACAACAGCAACTGTTTATAAACCCACTGCTTCTGGCGGGGATAGGCATGGGCACTGTCGGTTATTTCCTGCCCGCCGTTATGGGAATTGGTTATGACACCATTGAGTTGATCCTTAATGGCGAGTTGATGAACACCTCTTTTCTGCTGACCCTGCTCGCCGCCAAACTCGTGACCACCGCGCTGGTTACCGGGCTGGGCATTCCCGGCGGCATTATAGGGCCGTCGCTGATGATGGGAGCCTTAGCCGGTGCCGCTTTTGGGCATCTGGGGGATATAGTGCTTAGCCTTCGTGATGTCAGCAGCGCCTTCCATGCACTGCTGGGCATGGTTGCCATGATGGCGGCGGTGTTGCAGGCTCCCATGGCAGCACTGGTCACCGTGCTGGAGTTAACCCGTAATCCACACATCATCATGCCCGCCATGCTTGTGATCGTGATTGCCTGCCTGGTGGCCGGACGGCTCACTGCCCGTGGTGGGTTGATTGAAATGCAGCTGAACGCTAAAGGCTACAACAACCCGCATTCACCGCTTAATCAATTACTCAGCCAGAAAGGCGTTGCCACTATTATGAGCAGGAACTTTGACCTGCTGAACGATACCGATATTGTCCCGGTACCGGTTCATGCCTCACTTCAGGATGCCCTGGAAATTATGGAAGCGCATTCGGTTGAAGTACTGGGTGTTTACACTTCCGGCAAGCACCATCAGGTGCTTTGTGGCGTGATCACCAGACAGGCTATCAATAGCTTCTTTAAATAG
- the hemJ gene encoding protoporphyrinogen oxidase HemJ yields MLWVKAFHLIAMVCWFAALFYLPRLFVYHAMSDDSISRERFKVMERKLYRGIAMPSMLVTLILGFWLLSYNPSYYMSSGWMHAKLALVFLLIGYHHVCGAFLKKFARDENTRSHTFYRWFNEVPVLFLVGIIVLAVVKPF; encoded by the coding sequence ATGCTCTGGGTAAAAGCTTTTCATTTGATCGCCATGGTTTGCTGGTTTGCAGCCCTGTTCTACCTGCCTCGGCTTTTCGTCTATCACGCCATGAGTGACGACAGCATCAGCCGTGAGCGGTTCAAAGTGATGGAGCGCAAGCTCTACAGAGGCATTGCCATGCCGTCAATGCTGGTCACCCTGATTCTGGGGTTCTGGCTGCTGAGCTATAACCCGTCCTACTACATGAGCAGTGGCTGGATGCACGCCAAACTGGCGTTGGTATTTCTTTTGATTGGCTATCACCACGTATGCGGGGCATTCCTGAAAAAATTTGCCCGGGACGAGAACACCCGGTCTCACACATTTTACCGATGGTTCAATGAAGTTCCGGTGCTGTTTCTGGTTGGTATTATTGTGCTGGCGGTGGTCAAGCCTTTCTGA